The DNA segment TAAGTTCAACTgaataaaatgaacaaatgtgtggctcataatttatattttgctCCGTAGTCATCTACAGCAGTAAAATAGTTGAACCCGGAGGTACATTAGAGGATGAAAGCTGAGAAAAGCTCAGACAGTTGCTCAGTTTTTCTGCCCACTGACCTCCGGTAAACTCACAGACAGACTTAATAGTCTTGAGATGACTGAGAAGGTTTCTGCTCTGTGCCTCTGGGGCTCGTGATTAAACGCTCGGCCAGACTGATTTGATTATTTTCCTGAAAAACCTCCAGACTTACAAtagtttttacattaacaaattaTTCTGCAGTTTTTTTAAGCGTTAAACCTAATTTGGTTAATTGTCTGTAATCTTTTCATAAAACAAACGGACTGTCAATGTCCATTAAGCTTTGAtagtctctcacatcaaaatctgttttggactgattcccttgtaaacggtgcttgatctgttgatatttctctcctgattcagacgagaccaCATCTTCACTGGAGCAAGTGTTGTTAGGGATTCTGGCTTtttttacaaacacgcagcttttttgtttgaactgatggactggagtgatgtggattattgtgatgtttttatctcattctgacggcacccattcactgcagaggatccattgctgagcatgtgatataatgctacatttctccaaatatgatgaagaaacaaactcatctacatcttggatgacctgagagtacattttcatttttggctgaaatatacctttgaaataaaatgattgtttttaatgtttttgtgggcTTTTACCCAATGCCTGTAGCAATAAACGAATGAACCGAGAAGACAACTTTAATACCTAAAACTATGCAGGATTTATTTGACAGGCACAACTGACTTTCTCATGAACACTTAAGCAGCAGTAAAAAACTGATCATGATATGATGGTTTTAATGTGACTTCTCCTCGCTGGAAcaagtgaaagattttttttaacgCAGTATTTATAACCAAAGCCTTAACAACACTTCTGAACtttgtgaaatgaaaatgtttttgtaatttcatgAAGGCAAGTTTTGTAATACATTGTTCAACCAACAAATGTGcctcatttttcaaataaatgaatgcagATTTACTTCAACTGTtctttatttcagtctttttacaAAAATAAGGCTCAAGTCTGGGTAGTTTCAACAATATGTCTGTTACATAATTAATTGCAAGCATGAGCGTGCTACAAAACATCTCTATACTCAAATTCAATGCAACAATGTTTTTACAGAATGATTTGCGTGGAAATATATTCAATTCAAAGTAGTTCTATCAACCATTTAACACAAAAACTCATCCTCATTATTTAAGAATCCCTTTGTAAATAATTTGCAATTCTTAATTGTCACATTGAATTGgatcaaacacaaaataaactaaaaatgactgggtaacactttacagtaggTTAAATTTGTTAACATATTAGACATCATAAATTAACTATTGAAAATAtgtctacagcatttattaactgctaatacattttaaatggcttatgatgtgtaatttaatattaattagtttGTTATGAATAAACTAACAATGAGTTAACaacgtgtgtgtgcatttatacatTAAGTTTGAATAATAATAGCAGTAAAaaatgttcattgttagttcaggaAACCCAACCGTACTGTAAAGTGTTATTGCTTGTGTTTCATCAAATGAATCAACTTCAGCATGATTTTACACTCATTAATCAAAGAATTTTGTCTTTGTTCAACATAATTGCATCGacttactatttttaaatacacTATTTGACAAAGACCTCTTCAAGCCACTTCCTGCACCAGTGTCAGGTTCTTCCTGTAGCACTGCAGGCTGCACAGCGGCGTCCCCGTCTTGGAGCAGGAGTATTTCTTCAGGTTGGAGCATCCGGACACGCCACAGCTCACGGGAGCGGGAGGAGGCAGTCGCGGGGCCGCGGGCGTCGGGACGGGGATCCCGGCGGGGTACGAGACGGCGGCGCCCTGAACGTTACTGCTGTACCTCACCATGGGCAGCTGCGCCTGCTTGGACTTGCGCTCCCTCATGCTCTTGATCTTGGCCTTGCTGGTCTTGGTCAGTCTCTCGATGGTCTGGTTCTTGTTCTCCTCGGCCTTCTTGGCGGCCTGCAGGCGTCTTTTTCGGGCGCGCTCCTCTCGCTTCTGCATCATCTCGGCCGTCAGCTCCTTCTCTTTGTATCCCATGGGGAGCTCCAGTAACGGCTGGCTCTGCTGCTTATGTAAGAGCGCTTTCTTTTTACATGGAGAAGAAACTTTGGTCAGATCAATTAAATGtcaaatacttacatttttagcTCATCAAATCATATTGAGGGAGATAAACCCTACAAGGACTgtttcttctgctcaacaaggctacatttattaaaaaaaaaaaaaaatcaaggtacagtaaaataatgaaatattattactatttaacataactgttttctatgtgaatatttattaaactctaaattattcctgtgatcaaagctgtattttcagcttcattactccagtcttcattgtcacatgatcttcagaaatcactctaatataatgatttgctgctcaagaaacatttccgaATACTATCAATGTCGAAAACAGTcatgctgcttcatatttatgtggaaactgatacattttaattttcaggattctttgatgaatagaaagttcaaaagaacagcattacaaatagaaatcttttgtaacattataaatgttttcactgtcattttGGACcattttaatgtgtctttgctaaataaaagcaataatctctttaaaaaaacttaaacaatGCATTTACacccaacttttgaatggtactgtagaACTGATGCATTATGTTGGTGttactttaataatattaataaactattacggctttaataatttgaatttgcttttatACTTTCAGTTTTTCCAGTTAGTTATCTTAATGCTTCAgatgaaaattagaaataaaaataaccaaagtAACATTTAAGTTTTTCCATCTTCTGTTATTTCACCTTTAAAGTTAACAACAATAACCCTGCATCATGTCTGGTTATGCTGAGGTTTGCACATCTCCATTTGGAGGTTTTGAGGAGTTTTTGTATAGTTAAGGCTGTGCTGTGTttgatagtgtgtgtgttttctatggCACCTGTCTGGCTGTGAGCAGAGACTC comes from the Carassius auratus strain Wakin unplaced genomic scaffold, ASM336829v1 scaf_tig00216014, whole genome shotgun sequence genome and includes:
- the LOC113096638 gene encoding INO80 complex subunit B-like isoform X2; translation: MLLLKPPQLKLKIKLGGQTLGTKSVPTFTVIPDSLRSVSPVNVESDDDEDHDEDDSDDDVPSEGVPIEQYRAWLDEDSNLDPSPVPDLDTDSLLGGPMDDEERWLDALEKGELDDNGELKKEIDESLLTARQKALLHKQQSQPLLELPMGYKEKELTAEMMQKREERARKRRLQAAKKAEENKNQTIERLTKTSKAKIKSMRERKSKQAQLPMVRYSSNVQGAAVSYPAGIPVPTPAAPRLPPPAPVSCGVSGCSNLKKYSCSKTGTPLCSLQCYRKNLTLVQEVA